A stretch of DNA from Polyodon spathula isolate WHYD16114869_AA chromosome 4, ASM1765450v1, whole genome shotgun sequence:
AGCTTTTAAAAGAGGATAACACTGTGACATCTTATAAGTCATCTTACCCacataaaaaaaatgcactgagcaGAACCTGGCATAGGGACCCTCTTAATAACATTAATTTCAATCTAAAGGAGCCAAAATAAATGATCTTAAATTCAAATGAATATTCCAAGTGTGCAAAAGCGGTGGAAGAAAGTATTTTAATTACAGGAATCCCTTGCAACAGCATGTATTAGTTATCTTGCAGTTAAAGGTGGAAGCCAAACTCTAAATATGTATGAGCATCCCTACTTGCCTTTATTAATACAATAGAAAGAGACAGGGATTCTCAAAAAATAATGGAACTGGCAGAAAGAACATATTTTGTGGACCTAAATTAAGAACCTAggaaaaagcttatttctcttgAGGAATTTTAGGTTAGGGTTAATTTAGGCACAAGCTTCTCTGAGTACCTACACCTCTATAAATTGACTGaaacaagcaacaacaaaaaagccctttaaaaattaagaaatgaaagttggctagaaaaaaaacatcaaacatcTTCTAAATCGAGCTGTATTGGTTTAGAATGAGAGAATGACATTAATATTGAAATACAGCCTGCACCACAGCGGACATGCTTGGCTTTAATGATATTAAATGGTTAGATGGTCAGAGATGAGATAATACAATGTACACATTTATTCATGTGTCAAAGACCTATTGCAATAAGGTgttgtattataaatcacatagaCTACAAACTGTAGATATAGTGGCTGCACTACATTTcctgttaaaaacaataatactgaAACAACTGAAAGCATCCCATGCTCGAACTAGCAATTTTTTATTCTGGGTCATTACAAATGGATGTTGTAAATTATTTAGCAGGATGCAGAAGTCTGTATAACAAGCCATATATTTCTACTAACCtactgtagaagaaaaaaaactttttttttattctaccaTAAAGTCTACTTTTTGCCATCTGTACAATACAGCCTATGCAGATAGGTGAGTAGATGACCTGATCAGTACAGGCAcctgtattaaatataattttaaagcttGAAATTTCTTGTGCAAAAATAATGTAGGGGTTTTACTGTAGACACCATTCATACACATGGTACTTGGCTTATTTTAAAGTTGAAAATCTTGAGATTAATTTTAGCGGAAATGTAGAGGGATATTTGGCTTCTGTtttagttacacacacacacacacacacacacacacacacacacacacacacacacatatatatatatatatatatatatatatatatatatatatatatatatatatatataaaatgaaatgagtCAAACTATAAAATGAACTAGGTAACAGCATGCACTGAAGGTGCATTATACACCTAAAATAGAACATCTTTCTGGTCTATGCCTTATGCTTATAAGGCTGAGAAGCTGATTCACTGTTGTATCCACAAGAATTGATTTTTTCATCTCCCTTGTTGGAGGACGTCCAAGTCCCAAAATTAACAGCCTTCGTTTGATTTGAAATATTGCAGTGCATGTCTGTAATATGAGTATAATCCAGGAATGGAGCTCTTTTTGCTTAGCAGCTTGTGCATTGGTCTTAATCCGAACTGGAAGACTGCTTGATCCTCAGATCTACCTACTATACTTTGTTAGCATGCCTTACCAGAAGTTCCTTGCACCATTTCCCTAAACTGGCTCCTAGTTGAACACTTAGGCCCAGGCgttgagggttctgaattcttgcatggcatttataaaacacacgcaatggcataaacacacaattaaaacatgatttgcaggggcaatgtctctgtgcgctttatcccctgatgcatatgtaattctgtatatgcatatgtaattctgtatatgcatatgtaattctggggcatttctgaacgAAACTGAtcaaattgggaggggattttgcaaatgaggtctattaaatattctgtctaatttattaaagctgccggtaattgcaggCTTCTTATttatgtgattattttaagaaggcagcaagaaggagacaccGTTtttaaggacaaagaaacatttattaacattttgcaaagagcaaAAGGAAGGTTCTgatgagagcctttacttctagagtgtaggcattattataagaatggtggaggagattaagaaaagatggaacgatattctgaGTCTCACaacgaaagaaaaagtctcatatacaatgagggctcatcctccaccgttagcTTAGTAATgctcaggcagtattgttaaatttgagttaGAAAGAAAAcggtaataaaaaaagacagaggGGCAGATGACGCAGTTTTTAGCTCGggcaagtacagtttttcgatcatatatacaatacaaatatgctttaaaatcatacatacagacatacagacaaacataagaaataggagagttgtaactgcataagactttaagaagatataagtcgtagttaaactgaagactgtttgtataaagctgtattgttgctgaacatattgctgtacaacaatggaaggattatccacccgtttgactgcaatggatgtaagtaaataaaacttattgtttctgaagtttgaaaagtctatacacctggaattattctatatgaaataagaagttgaactaatatgcaaagcacagtaactggatgatgtgtccTAATgaataagcaacctactacaaactctgaagtggtacatttgtttattaagaagccaccgcacattcaatattttattcatttgtcctgatGATGTATTACGAGCTTGTAACACAtgttcatgtgttacaagtactgcttatACCAAAATCTCCAGTTCCATATTGGTGAATTTTAGTTTTTCGCTTCtaagcatcctcatcaccatggctagtaccaagCTGAGGtatttgtgtgccattcattttcttgtgTAGCTAACACACACATGGTTGACCCAAAcccactatttattgtgagaggtgtgtaattctccactgctaattgcagtgaggggtatttaaattggttgattgcggaatcgcctgctATATCtaattagttttgtaaaatagATTGTTATTTTGACAATGAGTGCGGCCatactgaacatgcacattacatggctttttgtGGTCGGTTTTTCCCTTTTTTGTAAATTTGGGccttagggctgtattctgatcatgGTGCTTTATCCCAATCTGTGGCACATAAAAGGAatggtaattttccattttgaatcgtattacagtttccataagtttacatataatagaagtcaagcttattggtctgtagttacctggttctgttttgtCTCCCTTTCTGTGGATtggtattaagtttgcaattctccagtctgccggtacaacccctgtcttcTTTCATCtctttgagtactattaggaggatctcatctggcccaggggatttgtttattttaatagcttGTAGTTCCTTTAACACTGGCTAGGAACAGGTCGacgtgtggggcatgttgtccatatcctcctttgtaaaaactatatttgctatttttttctctttatctatgattttgccatttgtatctcttgtGGGAAACACACATAAAACAATAGTGTACGGCACAGCTAATAGCCAGGAGCAGAAGCAGTGGATGAATGAATGTTAACAGATATTAATATGGCAGTCTCCTGTGTCGTGAAGCATGGTTTATGTATTCTCTCGATGAGTAACCTACCACTTGCTGTTCTGACATGCGTTGGTTGTTCTTGCTCTGGACTACAGCCGCTCAACATGATCACCACTTCTACAATCAAAATGGGAGCCTTGCAGTCAGGCAAGTGCATTTtgtctcttaaagggattgtCACCTGAccctgattggatagcagattccccaacctactcagcattgattggctgggcacTGTCAGTGGGCCAATAAACACGCTTGTATTGGGCTTTTAATTTCATCGGAATCATACTTTTGGAGAAACAACTCCCTGCAGTGCAGATGTGATTGACTCTAACCACTGTGTTTGCGATTGCACTCATTCAATCGGAATAGGGCCCTGACTGTACAGGTTCTATAATAGCTTTTGCCAGATTATTTATGGTCATCTATGGAGGTATACAAATGGTGGTCTACTTAGACCCTAGGTAATGCTCAGAATATAAGTCATAGTGAGAATATATTTATGCACCTAGacttatttgtaatatatatattacaaatacagtttagGGGGAAGACTTTACATCTGTATTTGTTTGTCATCGTAGTGTTgaggttttattgttttgtgttgtggtgTACTAGGTTGAGTCAGGGATGCTTCTCTGTACACAACAACATtccataaaaaaatttaaatactgcAACATTAGCAGTCCTGACGCAAGTTTAGTCTTCCAAGATTGGTTACAGCTAAAGACTGCATCCTTCAGTTATCTGACATTTACAGCAGGTTGAGAGGGGCTTTATTGAAATAGCAATAAATTAACAAGATCAACCATCTTTAATTTTACTTCCCAAAGGTAACTCTGTCAGAATGTATTAAGATTGTCATTGATATCACTATGTCAGTGATAGAAAGATTAATGGCTAGTTATTCACAGAGGCTCATTATTGATGAGAAACCAGGCCAGGCTATGTTGGGGTCAAAAGGAAGGTTTCACTCCTTTTAGATGTGTTCTGGAGACTCATAAAAGGAATCGTTTTCTGCATGTAAATGAGGAATCAGCCATGTGTGGTTAAATCATAATGTTTGCCAATGAGTAAGGCTgtgttttttaaaggtaaaaaatagtttatttcatGGCATTTCACAGTCTGAAAATAGATAGTTCAAGATATTtcactatttaaataaaatatttattaaagcagaaaaaaatgctgttgtcacattcaaaaatTGGtaattttctctagagttattatacaacaattattaatgaatatttaaatgcttacatgAAAAACAGTTGAattgtgaaatgtttaatttttgttaacactttatattaagatgTTGCTTATTAATAGCCATAACCGGAATTACGTTTAAatatcccaaagtacaataggtagctaaaaactgccccctttataaaaatataattctgtctatggctattgcatgattataaaacacatataatgctttattaacactctataataAGGATATTAagcatatattgtatatttataacactaagatacacatttcaaaagaaacgggtgtgtacatatacctgtgtacaggtgtaaacgggtacatgtacacacaaaactataaaaccgaaatcattgtttctaatactacatgaaaataaaatataacactacttccggtatgatggctgcattgtactctatggaggagcgtatgcgtctgccagctgactgtgcctgcatccaggagctgtgttgtaaacacagacgcagttccattgaacactattatgtaaacacgtgtaaactggtacatacaaacctacaaaactgaaatgttttttttttttctaaaagtaatataaaaaaataatatataaaatacatttcatattaggcacataaatTGTTATcttacctgtcatttcagtttgctgtatgcatctcagtgcagcttgccgtattccaatcaaaatgacttctttcaagattaaatatttccttctgatatattccctgttgcatttgtggaacaaagcGAAGGACTGTTGTCTCccagtacattgaaaaataagcaactaggctttcactgagttggcatctcatagtcagtctacaaacaaaggcttgaaaaaaaaagtgaagggggcatgtcttgtttgttgtgtttacaaaaataatagaaaatcttatgttatattaaaaaaagacatgtattgtaatgcatgtttcACATTGACCcgtgtggcggttctaggtagaactgtttataactttataatttttgcgattctggctatcaaacactgtcaggatatttaattcatatatttaggaaaagttaaAAATGGACATACATCtacgatttacaatggaagaataattaacattttaaatgcagaatgGGTCACAATGAACagcatggcagttctagtgttaatataaAGCGTTACCTCATTTTTTATGTCCGCGTTTTAAAGTTTAATTCTGCCTTCACCATcactgttaaacaaaataaaatcctaaataaatgcaaaactaaCAACAGACACATGACATGTCCCCTTCTTGTAGTGGACAGAGTGATCAttaatgcagctggtgtcttttaggttgaatacatttaaagaaattgtgtCGCTCTATGcagtgttcaatcatttacctgAAGCAAATGAAAAcgactgccaggttcctaaatgcaacATAACACGTagtgtgtcatttatttttaagtgataaaaaatatgtatatttacactattcctTCAGAAATTGCAATTTTCACAGGAACTACAGATTACAAggcaatgggtacattttacagaaatcgTGAATACAGTCTTACCAATGAGAGTTCATTTTAAAGATGAGTGAGGACTTTACAATATAAGCTATTTGTGGAGAGTTTGTTGTTGATTTACTGTCAGAAAATCAGTCAGCAAGCAGCAAAATCTCACACCAGTGGAACTGCATACAGTAAAAGAGATTTTTTTGTACAAGCAAGTATATAACTTTAAGTATAGATGAAATAGCAGTGCATCGCAAAACACTGCTACATATGAGATGGTTCATCATTTCTTGGTgggaacaaaaaagaaacatactgtTCAAATGTTGGTTAAGTTTGGATTGTGTTGTGCAATTTGAGTTGCAGGCCTTAGTCAAGGAGCTTAAAGCTTATTAGGCAAAGGTTAAAAGTGGCAATATTATACCACCTGAAGAAATTAAGAAATGTTGGCTGGTTTTaaattcttctgtattgtacctTAGCATTAATGTAAGTGATAGTATGAATTTTACAGGAAGACATATGGACTAAAAGCTTTGTGTCCTGCATACAGCAGGTGGTGGAGGTGGGTGTCATGTTTACCATGGCAGTGTAGTACTGAATGTACGTACTGGAactgttttcttgtattttcacAGTATAGTACTACTGGAAGATTAGACAGGGAGCATCAGGCACATTTGAAATATAGGTATGAACGTCTTAAATATCTTGATGATATTTCAAAACTTCAAAACTTAATTTTTCACCATTTTTTGTCTTTAGGCTGTAGTAATCTATTATTCCGTGTTACTGATACTGTAAACAAGAACATTTTgcgagcaagaaatgtttgctaatttcgcATTTACTAAAAATCGTCCAAATTAAGGTgctgtgaaatatattattcatacatgtgccgtacattaaaagataaaaaaacgcaaacatttattgcaggaagaatggaccttgaaggccattagcgaaattaagttgccgcaaaaaaattctgttttacaGTAGCTGTAATTTTGTACTTATGGAAGTGCCAGTGCACAAGGGGAAAACGTATAGATACTATGtacacattgttttgttaaaggtgttaatattgtttttttttttaatcagaacaATCACAGTAAATGTCCCATGAGTGCATTGAAACAGATCTCTCCATAATACTGTAGCTAGTACCCCTTCATTGAGACCAGTTTGTGCTTGTATAGCTGTAGTGTTATTTACATAGCtcaaatacaataacacaacACTTCATAGTGTGGTATTAACATTGCAAATTAATTAAACTGGGGagatattttacttttacttttccCATCTACACTGTTTATTTATCAAAATGTCAGACTCGACTGGCCTAAATTACATTGTCTACACTGGAATAAATCCCTATGAGATCTCTGTCTGCAGTTCTTGCAACACTCCTAACTACAGTAGTAACCATAGTGTCAGGTTCCCCAGTGGCAGGTAAAGAGTGATTATGTAAACTGAAGACTGCTTATACAGTCTCAAGTCTTAATTTCATGATTACATTCAATGTGAAATCCCTTCAGTTTGTGATTTTATGGGATTTACTTTGTATCTGTGTGAATCAGTTTACATTAATGCATTTACTTTACATTTGAAACTCAAAGCTATCAGGTTTCAGTTCAACCTTTAAATCCTCTTGACTGTGTCATTTATTCCAACTGTTTCTAAGCCATTTGTTTACAAAGGCTCTACCTGAGGTGTAAAATTGTTTGTTGATGGTTTGCTGTCTAAACACCCACTGTTACATGTCAGTCACTGGGCAAATTACCACTGTCTGTCATTCAGACTGATCCTTGATGCGTACATTAGTTTAGAAGCTGGCTGGCTTTCGTAGTGGAACTGCCAGTCAAGTTAGCAGAACGGGTCAATGGTTTACGTGCTGCAGGCTGCTTTAGCCTTTTTCAAAACAATTGTACATATTTACTGGTGAAGGCATGGTAATAAACCTGTATAAAACACGATTGTCTTGTCAGTCAGAGGATAAAGATTGAGTGCAGAGTTCTTACTCATAAGACAAGTTATGAATTATTGAAGGCCACTGCAAATGTTTTATGAAGGAACACCAGTGGTccctacagaaaataaaaatgatattatcAATTTGAGCTTCCTCCTCATGTTGGGAAGTCAAGGCAAAGGCTGCTGTTCTGTAAGCAGAGGGTCCCTTGACTGCATTGTATGCGCTAGGGAGAGAattgtctgaaaaataaaaacaaatgttaatgcaatcacaagaaaaaaaagactcAGCAAAACATTGTTAGggaattttgtgtttatttgttttaaatattgttttaaataagatCAACAGGGACAAGTCTTCTTTCTTTCCAAGGCAACGACATTACAATGACATTACAAAGCCTTTTGCATTTACAGCACACAAAGGGAAAACCATTCAATGTTAGAGTATAAATTACTTAATGCCATTAgccatttttttcagaaagaaaaaaagttcattctttttagaattgtaattggtatACTTTTCCTTTAGAATGCAATTGCACTATTTACTGTATACTTCAGTGTATACTATAAAATCCAGCCCAAGGTTTTAGCAAAGTTGTGCCACACATTAATTATACTGAGATCAATGTTCAGTATCAAGGGTTTGTGGTTTGCACAATGCTTCCAATTAGTGCATACAACTGAATGATGATAGTGAATAATAGTGAGtaattaaagagcaagtagcttcaaatgacattattttagttatttgaCTGTTCCCTTTCCTTTTTGTGATGATTGCAATCATTCTTGTTTGACTCAGAGTTcaggaactgctcttcagttctggttgTCTATCATTTACATATGTATTGTAGGGTGGATCAGCCAAAGTGTTTTTATGTTAGTAAGCAAACAGCACCCTCTAGTGTACAGCAGTCTGTTGCCAGAATAACAAAAGTCAACTTGATCCAAAGTGACAGATCATTGGAAGACACTAAAGACACTTTGGCaagcaactggaactgaagagcagctaatgaaataattcctatACCtactatattttattttctaccaTTGTATTGAACCAGTTCTGACCTTTGTCCCTTCCTTCTTGTGCCCAGGTCTCACAGCAGCAGCGTCCTTGGTGTCCCTGGCCTGGGCTCTGGCCTCCTATCAAAAGGCTCTCCGGGACTCCCGTGACGACAAGAAGCCCATCGGCTACCTAGCCGTCATCATTCAGTTCTGCTGGCACTTCTTCACCATTGCCGCCCGGGTAATCACCTTCGCACTCTTCGCCTCTGTGTTCCAGCTCTACTTCGGTATCTTTATTGTCCTGCACTGGTGCATCATGACCTTCTGGATCGTCCACTGCGAGAcagagttttgcatcaccaagtgGGAGGAGATTGTCTTCGACATGGTAGTGGGGATCATCTACATCTTCAGCTGGTTCAACGTCAAGGAAGGACGGACCCGCTGCCGTTTGTCCATCTACTACTTTGTAATCCTTTTGGAGAACACAGCCTTGAGCGCCCTCTGGTACTTATACCGGGCTCCTCAGATCACTGACGCTTTTGCCATCCCTGCTCTCTGTGTTGTCTTCAGCAGTTTTCTGACTGGAATAGTCTTCATGCTCATGTACTATGCCTTCTTTCACCCCAATGGACCCAGGTTTGGGCAGTCGCCAAGCTGCGTACTTGTGGACCCTGCTACCACCTTTACACTGCCCCCCGAGGTTGCGACCAACACCCTGAGGGCAGTTTCACAAAATCGTGTGCCGGTGATGGTGCCAGACAGGGATCCGAAATACACAGAGAGGGACAGCTGCGCGCCTGTGTTTCAGGTCAGGCCCACCGCCCCCTCCACCCCATCCTCTCGTGCGCCACGGATAGAGGAAACTGTTATTAAAATAGACCTGTTCAGGAACAGGTATCCTGCCTGGGAGAGGCACGTGCTGGATAGAAGTTTACGCAAGGCCATCCTAACCCTTGAGTGTTCACCCTCTCCCCCCCGGCTGCAGTATAAAGACGATGCTCTTGTTCAAGAGCGCCTGGAATATGAGACCACACTGTAGCCTTTGGggatgtttgctttaaaaaaagaaaacctgctaGAGGATCCACTTAAGAGTGATCAGCAGGACTGTGGCAATACATTCCTAGCTCTATCTCTCTATACATAGTGTCGATCCATGGTGTTGATTGTCATGGACTGAAAATAGGCACGATTTCAATTTAACTTGAAGGGTgtattgttggttttttttttaagtttttttttttttttttttttaattttgtttagttttatgtttttatgaagTAAGCCTGGCAGGGAATACAAATACCAATAAGAGGCCATCACATCTAAGAACCTGCACACCCCAACCCTCTGAAAGGTACATTTTAGCAGTTTTTCTTTCTCTGACTCAAAAAAAGGGAGTTGGCTACTCAAGAACAAAAGCCATTTACAGATAACAAGCCATAGCTCGGTAGCAAAAACTGCAGCTATCTTCTATTTACTATAGAAAACCTTGTAAATGCTTGTTGTTCTGTCTTCCAATATTGAGATTACTTAACCTCATTCCCAGGCTCACACACTAAACTAAAGGTTGGCCCATGGCCCATAAAACATTACAAGGTAATTAAAGAATTGATTATAAAATGATAATTGTGATTTATATAACAAAGATAGcaactcttcttttttttttaacctggtggGGCactaaaaattgtatttactatGTATTTCACCCATGGGAACATTAACTCAGTAGATCTTTATTTCAAGATTCATTATGCTGGcctttgtgtgtgttattaagATGTTACAGGCCATGCCCTTGTTGTGCCAAAAGTTCTGTAACCACTGGATTTTATGGACTCCGGGCATTGTCGCCGAG
This window harbors:
- the LOC121313916 gene encoding XK-related protein 4-like; this translates as MVVQWYWLWRSVRMYFHTIYLGIRSRRSGENDRWRFYWRMVYEYADVSMLHLLATFLESAPQLVLQLCIIIQTHHLQALQGLTAAASLVSLAWALASYQKALRDSRDDKKPIGYLAVIIQFCWHFFTIAARVITFALFASVFQLYFGIFIVLHWCIMTFWIVHCETEFCITKWEEIVFDMVVGIIYIFSWFNVKEGRTRCRLSIYYFVILLENTALSALWYLYRAPQITDAFAIPALCVVFSSFLTGIVFMLMYYAFFHPNGPRFGQSPSCVLVDPATTFTLPPEVATNTLRAVSQNRVPVMVPDRDPKYTERDSCAPVFQVRPTAPSTPSSRAPRIEETVIKIDLFRNRYPAWERHVLDRSLRKAILTLECSPSPPRLQYKDDALVQERLEYETTL